CAAAATGGAATGAATTGGGTCGGATCACTCCTCTTCAATTAAGATAAAAAGGGCAGTTTTTTCTTTTGAGGGGGTCCTAATTTAGAGTGGTAGATAGGGCGGCATCGCGTGAGTGCCGCCCTGTATATTGCAAAATGTAACTTGGTTGAGGAGAATTATTGTGGCTGATAATAGCCTACCCCGCAGACCTGCCCAGCGACACGCGTGACGAAAGCTGTTTTCGTAAATTCTTTATCAGATCCTGTGGTCGGTCTTTGTAATTTGTAGGTTACTTCACCCGTTTCGCCGCCCTGAGCGGCATTCCATAACGCTTCTCCCAATTGATCTCCCCGTAAATTCGTCAGCGGTACTTCAAAAATATTTACGCCTATCAAATTCAGGTGGGCCGTAAGGGTTCCTTCACGATTAAAGCAGAACACATACAGGTCCTTTTGGATGAAGCCACCAGAACCTGTGGTGAATGAATTTAAGGCACGATTTTTATCCACTCGCAGAAATGCCACGGCTCTTTCCAACAGAGCGGCAGCTTCCTCTTTTGTCCCAAACTCATCTGCCAAGGACGGTAGAGAGAGGAAAGTTGAGCAAACAATAGCCAATATTAACGCCCTAAAAAGTTTCATGATGGACCTTCCTTTCATATGTAAATAATTTATTTCAAATATGGCCCATAATAACAAGAAATTGAACTGAAAGGTAAGTGGGTCGCCAGACCCTGAAATGCTTGTTATAGTTAAAGTATTGGATAATAAGTCGTGATAGCTAATGTGTATTCTTGTCGGAGCGTGGCGCAGTCTGGTTAGCGCACTTGTCTGGGGGACAAGGGGTCGGCGGTTCGAATCCGCCCGCTCCGACCAATTTTGTTTGCACTTTCGCGTAGTGCAATCGCTGGCATTAGTTTCCCACGTATAGTAACAAGAATTGGCTGAAATAGAACGAGTGATGGGTTCAAAGCGTATCAAAAGAAAAGCACGGGAGTCGGAATCGGATGCAATAATCGATCTCACACACCTATTGGGATATGGACCATTTAGGCGTGATTTATTATTGGAGTATCTGCATGCCATACAGGACGCTTATGGGTGTTTAAGCATAAAACACTTAGTGGCTTTGGCTGAAATTATTCAAATTCCCCAGGTTGAAGTATATGAGACTGCAACTTTTTATGCTTATTTTGATATTGTCGGTGAGGCAGGAGAGCAACCGCCAATCACCACGATCAGAATTTGTGATAGTTTAATTTGCTCGATGCATGGAGGAGAGAACCTTTTAAGGTCAGTTAAGGGAGATGTAGGCCCAACTGTAAGAGTTCAGAGAGCGCCGTGTATGGGAAGATGTGACCATGCGCCGATTGCGTTAGTAAACAAACGATACATAGAACGCGCCAATGGCGAGCNGATANAATCGTGTTTAGCCNGNGGTGCCAANATGAATGCCCAGCCGTTGATNGGGNNTTATCAGGGNCTTTCTTCATATNTGGCTNNAGGTGGATATNAAATCCTGAAGAAAATCAGGCGAGGNGAAAAGCTCCGTGCGGATGTTTTAGATGAGTTAGTCAANAGTGGTTTGAAAGGTCTTGGTGGAGCAGGTTTTTCTACTGGACGAAAATGGGGGTTAATAAATCCCAGCGATAATCCTCTTATGGCAGTAAATGCTGATGAAGGGGAACCTGGTACATTTAAGGACAGGCATGTATTGACCTCTGCCCCGCATCAATTTTTAGAGGGCGTCTTGATAGCGGCAGCAGTCGGGAATGTGAGAGAGGTATATATATATCTCAGAGCCGAATATCCAGACTGTTACATTATTCTTCAGCAAGAGTTGAAGGCAATAAAACAAGCAGACCTAATTGGAGATGTAGTGGTTCACCTCCGGAGGGGCGCAGGGGCCTACATTTGTGGCGAAGAATCCGCCATGCTTGAAAGCCTTGAGGGTAAGCGTGGAGAGCCTCGGCATAAGCCACCTTTTCCCACAACCAAAGGTTTGTTTGGGAGACCAACATTGGTCAACAATGTGGAAACACTGTATTGGATCCCAAGAATTTTAAAGGGAGATACTGGCTGGTCCGCTAATCATGGTAAGAGGGGTACGTCCGGATGGCGCCTGTATTCTGTCTCGGGTCGGGTTGCGGAGCCAGGAGTAAAGTTGGCTCCTATTGGCGTGACGGCTCGTGAGCTGATTGACCAATATTCAGGCGGAATTAGTGATGGACATGTATTTAANGCCTATTTGCCGGGGGGTGCTTCTGGCGGATTGTTGCCTGCTTTCCTGGCAGATCTTCCTTTAGATTTCAATTCGCTCGACGACTACGGATGCTTTGTTGGCTCTGGTGCACTAATTATCTTAGGNCAGAGAGATTCAATTATTGATGTCAATCGAAACCTAATGAAATTTTTTGAGGATGAGAGTTGTGGTCAGTGTACCCCTTGTCGTGTTGGCTGCACCAAAATGCTTGAACTCATGGCGCAGCCAAAATGGGATAAAGAATTNATAGGCGAACTAAGTAATGTGATGGCCGATGCTTCCATTTGCGGCCTTGGGCAAGCNGCTCCCACGGCTCTTCTCAAATCCCTTCAATTCTTTGATGATGAGTTACCAACATGACTAGTTCAGTCAGTTTTACAATTGATGGAAGGAAGGTTGAGGCTGCTCCCAACGAGACCATATGGGACGTTAGTAGACGAGTAGGTTCTGATATTCCGGTACTGTGTCATTCTCCATCGTTTGGCTATCGTCCAGATGGAAACTGTCGGNTGTGTATGGTGGAGATCCAAGGAGAGCGTGTCTTGAGTTCGTCCTGCAACCGCAGACCGGAACCAAATATGGTTGTCGTCACTGATAGCCAGAGGGCAGAGTCGGCGCGCTCAATGGTTCTTGAATTACTTATGGCGGATCAACCCGTTTCTGCATCTGCAAGCATTCCAGAAAGCCAAATTCAAAAGTTNGCTCGCCAACGAGGTNTGGTACAGAGTAGATTCCCTGAAGGTGGAAAGCTCCCGGCTGATAATACTCACCCGGCTATATCAGTTAATTTGCAGGCGTGTATCCACTGTACGCAATGTGTAAGGGCTTGTCGCGAGGTTCAGGGGAATGATGTTATTGGTATGGCCAATAGAGGTTCCGAGAATATCATTGTCTTCGACATGGATGATAGGCTGGGGGATTCTAGTTGTGTGGGCTGTGGGGAATGTGTTCAAGCCTGCCCAACGGATGCTCTATTAGAGCGGGGTATTCAGGCGACTGAAAAGGCCGAAAAGTTCGTCGATAGTTTGTGTCCCTACTGTGGGGTAGGCTGCCAAGTGCGCTATGGGGTGGCGGGAAATCGCCTGGTTTCTGTGGAAGGCCGTGATGGACCGGCGAATAGGGGTCGCTTGTGCGTTAAAGGAAGATTTGGGTTTGACTATGTGCATCATTCAAGTCGACTCATTCGGCCGCTAATCCGTAAAGCAGGGATTAAAAAATCTACAAACTATTTGGNTAATCACGGGGTTATTGAGGAGCAGTTTCGAGAAGCATCTTGGGAGGA
The Rhodospirillaceae bacterium DNA segment above includes these coding regions:
- a CDS encoding chemotaxis protein, which codes for MKLFRALILAIVCSTFLSLPSLADEFGTKEEAAALLERAVAFLRVDKNRALNSFTTGSGGFIQKDLYVFCFNREGTLTAHLNLIGVNIFEVPLTNLRGDQLGEALWNAAQGGETGEVTYKLQRPTTGSDKEFTKTAFVTRVAGQVCGVGYYQPQ
- a CDS encoding NADH-quinone oxidoreductase subunit F, translating into MGSKRIKRKARESESDAIIDLTHLLGYGPFRRDLLLEYLHAIQDAYGCLSIKHLVALAEIIQIPQVEVYETATFYAYFDIVGEAGEQPPITTIRICDSLICSMHGGENLLRSVKGDVGPTVRVQRAPCMGRCDHAPIALVNKRYIERANGEXIXSCLAXGAXMNAQPLXGXYQGLSSYXAXGGYXILKKIRRGEKLRADVLDELVXSGLKGLGGAGFSTGRKWGLINPSDNPLMAVNADEGEPGTFKDRHVLTSAPHQFLEGVLIAAAVGNVREVYIYLRAEYPDCYIILQQELKAIKQADLIGDVVVHLRRGAGAYICGEESAMLESLEGKRGEPRHKPPFPTTKGLFGRPTLVNNVETLYWIPRILKGDTGWSANHGKRGTSGWRLYSVSGRVAEPGVKLAPIGVTARELIDQYSGGISDGHVFXAYLPGGASGGLLPAFLADLPLDFNSLDDYGCFVGSGALIILGQRDSIIDVNRNLMKFFEDESCGQCTPCRVGCTKMLELMAQPKWDKEXIGELSNVMADASICGLGQAAPTALLKSLQFFDDELPT